AAATCTATCTGTTCACCTTTCTTGTTTACAAAATAGATTATTGCAAAATTCCTGTCATCATCATAGTCCGCATAGGATATCCTTATGTAATTGGAGTCTTGTGGTTCTGTAGTGACTTCAATCCCTAAGACTTCCGCTAGAATGTCCAATTCCCTAACGCTTGATCTTATTTTCAAATCCTTAGGGCTGATGTGAAGACGTTCATTGGTAGTGTTTACAGAAACAAGCAAAGCCAATTTTTCATTTGCATCAAGGTCATAGAAAGTCAATTTGCTTGGATTTCCCTTGATCTGATAAACTAGAACAATGCTGTCATGGCCTAACTGCTTGGCCTTGATGAGCAGATCCCTTAAGCTGCTTTTTCCCCTATTGGTATAGTCAAAGCCGAAGGCATGTGAAAAGTTCTTGCAGAATGTTCTTGTTTTTTGGGATGGTTTTCTTGATGTGGAAATAAGCATGATAATCCTCTTTTATATTATTTGGATAAGAATTAGAAGTATATGCATAAAATTAGTGAAAAGTATAAAAAGACTAATTTCAATATTGAATATTAAAATTAGAAATAGCTGAAATAACTAAATAGCTAATAAAAATAGAAAATGAAAGCAGCGATTGGCTGCAATGAGCTAAATAGTTATTAAAGATAATTAAAGAATAATTATAAATAAAAAATTATTTAATAACTATCTTGCCTTTACGAGTTTTCTGACTTCTGGAACCTTTTTGAATAAAATCCTATATCTGCATTTAGGACATTTATTCTCCATGTAACCTTTGTGGTCAACTTCAGTTCCACATTCAGGACATCTGTACAATTAGTTTCCTCCAACTATTCTTTTGATGTTACGGGTTGCAGCTTTTCCCATTGGAGTTTCAGGTACGTATGCTCCACCGGTAAAGACAGTACCGCATTTCTTGCATTCCCAAATTCCAGCGCTTACTCTTTTTACGTAAGGTCTGTCACATTTAGGGCAAACATGTTTCTTTTTCATGTTTTCTTCAATCTTCTTAACTTGTCTTTTTGCTTTTCTTCCGTATCTGGCACCAAATCTGCCAGTGATACCTACTTTTTTTGTTCTTGCCATTTAAAATATCTCCAGTAAAATTGAATTAATTAAATAAGTAATCAGGCTTCAACACCTACAAAGCCTAATCTAAAATATTATTTAATCCATCATCGATAAACAATAAATATGATAATTGATAAGACATACTCTTGTCTTAATTTATAAGATTAAATAAAAAAATCCGCTTTACTAATTATAAAACTGATAATAATTAAAATAAAGAGAATATTTGCTAAATTTAAAGCCATTACAGCAATTAGACTATAAGTTTAACAATATAATAATATAATATAGTATTTAAAAGTATATAAAGTTAATGGTTTTTAGTATTCTAATTCAAGAAAAATAGCTCATTTTTATATCGGATTTGAATAAAACATAAAATTTGCAATTTAAATATCAAATTAAAGTATTTTTTACAATGAATATTCATTAGGAATTTCTAAAAATTAAATTAAGAAAAATTAAATTATAAAAAACTAAAAAATTATAAAAAATAATTAAAATTAGTCAAGAATAATGAATTTCATTAACTTGACTATACTAATCTAATAGATCTATTCTAAATGACTTAACAAATCGTCTTTAGTGGTAAATGCCATATGAACGGCATCAAGGATTTCATCTCTGGTCAAAGGCACTTCTCCACCTTTTTGCATGGAACAGACATGGTTTCCTTCATCGGTCACACCAATGGTTATTCTTGCTTCCAAGATCTCTTCCTCTTCTAAGGATGGGTCTAAGATCAAGCCATCACCAATCTTTACAAAGGTTGATAAAGCCAATTTATCTCTTATAGGCAAGTCCATGGTTTCATCTTCAGACAATACCACTTCATCATCAATGTATTCTGCAACCGGCAATTTGGTGTTCATTAAAGCTGCCATTACAGCAAGGTTAGATGCATCAAAGAGATTTCCATCGTAATCGATTACATGTAAGTCAATGAAAAGCATCCATACTTTTTTGCCTTCTTCAATGCAAAGCTTTTCCAAGTCAACCAATTCGCTTTCACGGATTCCGCGGTCTACAACACGTGCAAGTTCAATGGATTCAGGGCTAGGTGGACCTGGTTCGAATCCAGGAGCAGCCATTGGCAAGAGCTCACAATTGGTCATCAATACACCTAAATTAGGAGTGTCTGCAAATGGTTCACCAATTGTTGGTTTTACACCTACAATGACTTGAGTGTCACCTAATTTAACTCTTGCAGAACCTTCTGCCTTATCAATCACATTAGGTTCAATGAAAATATCCCTTCTTTCATCAAAAGCTCTACCATCAGCTCTTTTACCATCATTTATAAGTCTTGTAATACTTCTTCTAGTAATTTCTGGTATAATATCCATATTTTCACCAACCTATTCAGAGCTATACCTAGCTTTTAAAGCTTCATGTTGGAGTTCGCTAATCTTTCTGCATCCTTCCATAGCCAAATCCAAAGCTTCTTCAAATTCCTCTTCAGTCAAGTTACCGTCTGCTTGGAGCAAGGTGATCTCACCGGTTCTTGGCATGATTGCAATAGGGACATCAGCTTGTCCTTCCTTATCCTCTTTTTCAGATAAGTCCAATACGAT
The sequence above is drawn from the Methanobrevibacter sp. genome and encodes:
- a CDS encoding ribonucleotide-diphosphate reductase subunit beta, which encodes MLISTSRKPSQKTRTFCKNFSHAFGFDYTNRGKSSLRDLLIKAKQLGHDSIVLVYQIKGNPSKLTFYDLDANEKLALLVSVNTTNERLHISPKDLKIRSSVRELDILAEVLGIEVTTEPQDSNYIRISYADYDDDRNFAIIYFVNKKGEQIDFQINVKKIVEN
- a CDS encoding DNA-directed RNA polymerase subunit P, with the translated sequence MYRCPECGTEVDHKGYMENKCPKCRYRILFKKVPEVRKLVKAR
- the rpl37A gene encoding 50S ribosomal protein L37Ae, which translates into the protein MARTKKVGITGRFGARYGRKAKRQVKKIEENMKKKHVCPKCDRPYVKRVSAGIWECKKCGTVFTGGAYVPETPMGKAATRNIKRIVGGN
- the rrp42 gene encoding exosome complex protein Rrp42 → MDIIPEITRRSITRLINDGKRADGRAFDERRDIFIEPNVIDKAEGSARVKLGDTQVIVGVKPTIGEPFADTPNLGVLMTNCELLPMAAPGFEPGPPSPESIELARVVDRGIRESELVDLEKLCIEEGKKVWMLFIDLHVIDYDGNLFDASNLAVMAALMNTKLPVAEYIDDEVVLSEDETMDLPIRDKLALSTFVKIGDGLILDPSLEEEEILEARITIGVTDEGNHVCSMQKGGEVPLTRDEILDAVHMAFTTKDDLLSHLE